The DNA window AGGATAATAACTCGCTTCGGTTCAAAATGAATGGATTCTGGTTTGCGGGTATGAACAACGTAGTCATATTGTGGCAATTCAACGGACTTCCCGGCTTTCAGTGCCTGGATATGTTCGAATAGTAAATTGTGATCCATTGAACTTGGGTGGTCATAATTGACTTTATAGCGTTCTTCCAGCGGGGTGTTAGTTTGGTCTTTATAATAGCAATCTTCTGAAATAACTCCGATATTGTGATCACCAACCTGAGCGCGTAATTCTCTATAAAGTGTGCTGGCAATAAGGCTTTTGCCCGAAGCGGAGGCACCTGAAATACCTACGATTGTACACTTATGTGCTTCATCAGCCATACTAGAAATAACCTGGTTAAAAAGAAAAAATAAAGTGGGAAAATAGCATTCTGTCACGCTATGTTTGGCGGATTATAGGGAGTTAGTAGCTTCTATGCCAGCTCAAACGAGATAAGTCTCGCTTTTTTCGATACGCTTCGCATAAAAATTCCGCAATCACAGGTCTGCAAATGGAAAAATGACTCAAAAAAATAATGTTCAAAAACCAGTACCAAAGCAATTCCCAAAATCAGTCTCAAGATTGTATCCGAAATAATTCCCTGAAGGTATTCAGTTAAATTTCAAATGGTAGGTATAGTAGATAAAATAGAAACTGCCAAGTGTAGAACAATCGCTCTGTAACCGATGGTCCTGTAACAATAGAGCCATTGTTCTACGTTTTTGATATTGCGTCATCCCTATACCGTAAGCCACAACTAAATAACGGCAATATCAATGGAATAATCATTAATCTAGTCTATTAAATCTCTCAATATAACCGTTATATTCTTTTATCAGTTTACCGACAGATCCTTCCACCATCCATTCAGAAGAAGTACCTAAATTTCTTTTTTCAAAATCTGAATAAGGAACCTTATCTCTGACTCTGCGGATACGCTCTTTTGCAACTTTAGCGTAACTGTCAGCTTGATCTAACAGAGAATCATACCCCATGTAGGAAAGATCCCGCGCATTTTTACGCTCAGCAACCAGAGGAAGGGCGTTTTCAGTTTTATTTTGCAATTCAGTAACCAGAGCAAACGCTTGGGCGGTATCAAAAGCATCCTCTTCGATCATCTGATTGATTTTTTTAGCATCAATTAAAATTGCCAGACTATAATATTCCAATGTCCGGCCGTTCTCTTTTTCAATTTGCTGTAACGCGGTTATTTGACGTTCATTGTTAATCTTTTCAATAGATTGAGAAAATTCTTCAGATACTGGTTCAAATACTTGATACGCTGCTATTAATTGAAGGTGTTTCTCTTTGCCTCTGGCAAAATTGTCATCTTTGTAATCACCTTGATCATAATAACGGTTCAGTGCATTAATTTCTGGCACAAGCTTCGCTGATGACTCAATATAGTTAACAGCAATATGGTCAATCGGCTTCAATGCTGGAGTCATCACTGCAACATTTTTAATTTTTTCCTGACAACTGATTACACTATCCTGACTGACTGAGTAGAGCCCATAAACAACACTTTCATTTCCTGTAGGGCCTTTTTCTAAATCTTTAATCCAACTGGCATAGCGTTCTATGCTACGTTCGATATATTTATCCAGCGAATTGTAGCAATCAATGTATGCATTCATTTTTTCGGAAATAACCTGTTCTGGATCTTGGACAGATTTCTCTTTGATTTCTTTCGTCAGTTGTTCAACCTTCTCTGCAACTGAATTATTTTGCGCAGTTTCAGTTGATGACTTAGAAGTCACAGACTGTGTTAATTCTTCTTTTTTGTTATCACATGCTGATAGCGCTAATGTAACACAAAGAGCTATAACCCCTTTTTTCCATTTTGCAAAATTATTATTAAAATCCATTGCCATTCCTTACATAAGATTTTTTAAGGTAGACAAAATACCTTTTGAAACGATGAATATCAAGGTAGTCAGGTCACAATAAAGTAACCAAATTAATGAATTAAGACATCAATAAGATAATCGGCAGGATTTTGATTTTTTCTGAATTTATTTTAATAGTGCATTAAAGGAAAGCAGGCAGGTTTTACGCCTAATTTATCAATCAAGAAGAAATAAAACACCAAGGGGATAATAAATTAAATTAATTAATAATTAAATTCCCCTAAGAAACGCCGCTTCATACAAAAGTAATCATTCAGACGGCGTTTAATTGAGACATGTTTATTCAATAAATTAAATCAAACTTCACGAAAAGAAATTTCAGTCGGGATTTTCTCTCCGCGCCAGTACATCTGGGCAGAAATATTAGCGGCAATTTCACGATAAATACCCGCAAATTCGCTATCAGGTTGACTGATAACCGTAGGCTCTCCGCGATCAAGATCTTCACGCAGTGAAATATGCAGAGGGATCTTGCCCAATAATTGGCATTTGTATTTTTCCGCCAGTTTTTCTGCGCCTCCCTCGCCAAAAATCGGTTCATGTTTGCCACAGTGACTACAGATATGTGTGCTCATGTTCTCAATAATACCTAACACTGGTACGTTGACTTTTTGGAACATGACAATGCCTTTCATAGCATCAATCAAGGCAATATCCTGCGGTGTTGTGACAACCAATGCACCAGTCACGGGAATATTCTGGGATAACGTTAACTGGATATCCCCAGTTCCCGGTGGCATATCGATTACCAGATAGTCCAGATCCGGCCACAATGTATCTTGTAGCATCTGCATAAGTGCCTTACTGGCCATCGGGCCACGCCATACCATTGCGTTATCACCGGTGACAAGATAACCAATGGAATTTGTCGCCATGCCATGTACCATAATTGGTGCCATGTGCTGACCATCAGGTGAAGTCGGTCGCTCTTTGGCTGTCCCAAGCATATCAGGAACCGATGGGCCGTAGATATCTGCATCCAGAATACCTACTTTTGCCCCTTCCTGAGCCAAAGCCAGTGCCAGATTCACTGCCGTGCTGGATTTACCCACACCACCTTTTCCTGAACTGATTGCCAGAATGTTACGCACGCCATTAACACCCGGTAAGTTGTTAGCTCGGCGTAAGGTACAGATATCATGGGAAAGCCGCCATTCAACACTTTTTGCACCTGTAGCAGCTTGTAAGAGATGAATTGTTTCTTCCTTCAGTGTTTCAAAAGCTCGTTTCCAGACGAAAGGCATCATTAATTCAATATGTAGTATCTCATCCAGAACAGTACAACGATGCAATGCTTTCAGAGTCACTAAATCTTGTTCTAATGTCGGATGTTTAAATGCTGCCAATATTTTCGCAACGCTTTCTCTCAGCAGGTCAGGATTGGTCTGCTCGGGGGATTGTGAGTTCATCCCGGCTCCTTTTGATTTATCTTTTTCAACCTAAAACTGTTCGTCCATCATAGCAGAAGCAGGCAACTTACGATAAGAACAAAACAAAAGAGATGAAGTTCTCGCATTACCCTAGCGACAATGCTTCTTATCAGGTAACATCAAAAACCCTTTTCAATTTATGGAAGTCAGATCCTAACTATGTCTCAAGTCGCGAAAAAATTACTGGTGACCTGTGCGTTACCCTATGCTAACGGTCCAATTCATCTCGGTCACATCTTAGAACACATTCAGGCTGATATTTGGGTTCGTTATCATCGAATGCGCGGCAAAGAGGTTCACTTTGTCTGTGCTGACGATGCTCATGGTACACCAATCATGCTGAAAGCTCAGCAAGCAGGGATTCCGCCAGAAGAGATGATCGACAAAGTGCACCTGGAGCATCAGCAGGATTTTGCCGGTTTTGCTATCAGTTACGATAACTACCATTCTACGCACAGTGAAGAAAACAGAGCGCTTGCGTCAGAAATTTATCTGAAACTGAAAAAAAACGGTTACATCAAGAATCGCACCATTTCTCAACTGTTCGATCCAGAAAAAAGCATGTTCCTGCCTGATCGTTTCGTCAAAGGCTCCTGTCCGAAATGTAAGGCGGAAGATCAGTACGGCGATAACTGTGAAGTGTGTGGAACAACCTATTCTCCAACAGAGTTGATCAACCCTCGTTCGGTTGTATCCGGCGCAACACCAGAGCTGCGTAGCACAGAGCATTTCTTCTTCGACCTGCCAGCATTCAGCGATATGCTGCAACAATGGACTCGCTCTGGCACCTTGCAAGAACAGGTAGCAAACAAAATGCAGGAGTGGTTCGAAGCAGGTCTGCAACAATGGGATATCACTCGTGATGCGCCTTATTTCGGTTTTGAGGTTCCTGATGAACCGGGTAAATATTTTTATGTCTGGCTGGATGCACCAATCGGCTATATGGGGTCATTCCAGAACCTGTGTGACAAACGTGGTGACCTGAATTTCGATGAATTCTGGGCGAAAGATTCCAAAGCAGATCTTTACCACTTCATTGGTAAAGATATCGTCTATTTCCATAGTCTGTTCTGGCCAGCTATGTTAGAAGGCAGCAATTACCGCAAGCCAACCAACGTATTTGTTCACGGTTACATTACTGTCAACGGTACTAAGATGTCTAAGTCTCGTGGAACTTTCATCAAAGCAGAGACTTATCTGAAGCATCTGGATGCAGACTGTCTGCGTTATTACTACGCAGCAAAACTCTCTTCCCGTATTGATGATATCGACCTGAATCTGGAAGACTTCGTTCAGCGCGTAAACAGTGACATCGTCAACAAAGTCGTTAATCTGGCTTCACGTAACGCTGGTTTCATCAATAAGCGTTTTGCCGGCAAACTGGCAGATCAGCTCGCTGATCCTGTGCTGTACCAGAAATTTATTGATGCCGCACAGGGAATTGCAGAAGATTTCACTAATCGTGAATTTGGTAAGGCTGTTCGTGAAATCATGGCATTGGCAGATCTCGCTAACCGTTATGTTGATGAACAAGCACCATGGGTTGTGGCGAAAGAAGAAGGCAGGGATGCAGATCTTCAAGCTATCTGCTCAATGGGCATCAACCTGTTCCGCGTGCTGATGACTTACCTGAAACCTATTATTCCGGGCCTCGCTGCCCGTGCAGAAACATTCCTGAATACTGAACTGACTTGGGATGGTATCCAGCAACCTCTGCTGGATCATGATGTTTCACCATTTAAGGCGCTGTTTAACCGTATCGATATGGCCAAAATTGAAGCAATGGTAGATGATTCCAAAGAGAACATTGAGCCACAAAAAACCCAGACAGGCCCTCTGGCAGATGATCCAATTCAGGACACCATCACATTTGATGATTTTGCCAAAGTTGATCTACGTATCGCATTGATTAAACAGGCTGATTTTATTGAAGGCTCAGATAAACTGCTGAAACTGATCCTTGATCTTGGTGGTGAAACTCGTCAAGTCTTTTCCGGCATCCGTGCTGCTTATCCGGATCCAAAAGCATTAGAAAACCGCCTGACCGTTATGGTAGCTAATCTTGCTCCACGTAAAATGCGTTTTGGTATTTCAGAAGGCATGGTGATGGCAGCAGGCCCCGGAGGAAAAGAAATTTTCCTGTTAAGCCCGGACAGCGGTGCTCAGCCTGGTATGCAGGTTAAGTAATCACCTGATATTCTGAGACTGATGTTCTGAAAAGCTGATGTTCCGAAAACAGTAAAGCGGGTTTTTTGAACCCGCTTTTTAATGTGACCTATAGCACATTAACAATATTAATCGTATGATGACCCTCTTTACATTGAGGAATTATACGTTATGTCTTTCCAAAACGTACTCATGGCAGGTTGGCAATATCTGCGTGCATTTGTGCTGCTCTATTTATGCCTCATTGTAGGGAATCTCATTTCAGCACATCTCCCCTTCTCTCTCCCCGGTAGTATTATTGGCTTGCTTCTTCTGTTCTGTTTGCTGGCGCTTCAGATTATTCCCGCTCATTGGGTAAAACCGGGCTGTAGCTTATTGATGAAAAACATGACATTGCTCTTTTTACCCATCGGGGTTGGTGTCATGGAATATTATCCACAACTGAGCCAGCAGATACTCCCGATTGCCCTTTCCTGTATCATCAGTACCGTCATCGTCATGATTACCGTTGCTTACAGCTCTCATTATGTCCACCGCGAACGCACCATTATCGGCACCAATCACAAAAAACAATTACCAGAACAGAAATCATCACAACAGGAGGGAAAATAAAAATGCTAAACCATATCTGGTGGTCACTGTCATTAACCCTGGCTGTCTTTTATGTTGCCAAAAAACTATCTGTCCGACTCAGATTTCCTGTTTTCAACCCTTTATTGATATCAATGGCAGTCATCATTCCTCTGTTGCTGCTGACTCACACCTCTTATGAACACTATTTTGCCGGTAGCCGGATATTAAATGATTTGCTACAACCTGCTGTTGTTGCTCTGGCCTTTCCGCTGTATGAACAGCTCCATCAAATCCGTGCTCAATGGAAATCTATTATCAGTATCTGCTTCATCGGCAGTGTTACTGCAATGGTCACAGGTACAGCTATTGCTTTATGGGCAGGTGCTACCCCTGAAATTGCGGCTTCTGTGTTACCAAAATCAGTGACAACCCCTATCGCCATGGCAGTGGCTCATTCTATTGGGGGTATTCCAGCCATCAGTACCGCCTGTGTCATTGCTGTCGGTATGTTAGGTGCGATTTTTGGCCATAATCTGTTTAATTTATTGAAAATTAAAACCCAAGCCTCCAGAGGATTAGCAATGGGTACAGCTTCTCATGCCGTAGGAACTGCACGATGTGCTGAAATAGATCATGTCGAAGGTGCGTATAGTTCGCTGGCACTGATGACTTGCGGCGTTATTACTTCATTGATTGCGCCTTTCTTATTTCCTATGTTACTGCATCTTTTTGGTTAGTTACCAAAAAGTGAAAAAATCATTCAGATAGTAAAAAATTTGACGTAAGTTGTTAAAATAATATCTTTGTTACATTAATTTCATTAATTATATGGTATACATCACATTATAAACCCAACTAATCATCCTAGAATAACCTTCAATTAATTTGGAGATTATTCTATGCAAGCTCGTTTTCATGCTATCTGGTCAGAAGTTACACTTAAATTGCAAAAGGCTCTATTGCCCTACATTGGTAATGATGATTTTCCAGCTATGCTGACAGCAGAGCAGGTGGAGTCGATTAAGCAGAGTTGCGGCTTTGATGATCATGCGCTGGCACTTGCCCTGTTGCCACTCGCTGCGGCCTGCTCCATTGCTCCTATCTCACACTTTCATGTCGGTGCCATTGCACAAGGAGAAAGCGGAAACTTCTATTTTGGTGCCAATATGGAATTTGTGGGCGTTCCGTTACAGCAAACTGTCCATGCCGAACAATCAGCCATTACTCATGCCTGGTTACGTGGTGAGAAAAAACTGCTATCCGTCACTGTTAGTTGCTCACCTTGCGGCCATTGCCGCCAATTTATGAATGAATTAAACAGTGGAATACAATTGGAAATCTGTTTACCTGATCGCCCACGGTTAACTCTGGCTGACTATCTGCCAGAGGCATTCGGTCCACGTGATTTAGGAGATACTCCCTTGTTGCTGGATAGCATTCATCACGACTATCAGTTGGATACTAACGACGAACTCGTGCTGGCTGCACTGGATGCGGCAAATCAGAGTCATTCACCTTATAGCCAATCCCACTCAGGTATAGCTCTGATGGATGAACAAAATCGTGTTTATACTGGTCGCTATGCAGAAAATGCTGCATTTAATCCGAGCTTACCTCCTTTGCAGGCAGCTCTGATATTGATGAACATGTCAGGCAGTGATTGCCGAACCATCAAACGGGCGATATTAGTAGAAGGACAAAATAATCATCTATCACAATGGAATGCGACTGAATCCACCTTAATTTCCCTCGGCTGTAAGCAAACAGAGTGTCATACGTTCTGACAGTTCCATTGCTAAAAAATGGCCATCCTGGAAAATTTTTGGGCAAAAACGAGAAACTAAATAACATTTAATTAGCGAATTCTGTATGTTATCTCTCATTTTTGCTCATAATGAACATATTTAAGTAACATTCACTGTACTTATTTTTTTATCTTCTTAGGATCTATAGCCGATTTTGTTATTGATTAGTCCAAAGAGTAAGCATCATGGAACTGGAACACGAAAGTAAACGTCCTCTCTATATCCCCTACGCTGGCCCCATCTTGTTGGAATTTCCCCTGCTGAATAAAGGCAGCGCTTTTACGGAAGAAGAACGCAGCAATTTCAATCTGCATGGTTTATTACCTCAGACCGTTGAAACAATTGAAGAGCAGGCCGAACGCGCCTATCGCCAATATTGCGATTTCAAAAATGACGCGGATAAACATATTTATCTGAGGAACATTCAGGACACCAACGAAACTCTTTTCTACCGGCTCCTTGACGCCCATCTCAGCGAGATGATGCCTATTATTTACACGCCAACCGTCGGTGAAGCGTGTGAACATTTCTCTGACATTTACCGCCGTGCCCGTGGTTTGTTCATCTCTTACCCGAACCGGGCTTATATTGATGATATGCTGCAAAACGCGACTAAACAGAATGTTAAAGTCATCGTTGTCACCGATGGTGAACGTATCCTGGGTCTTGGCGATCAGGGGATTGGTGGTATGGGGATCCCTATCGGTAAATTATCTTTATATACCTCCTGTGGCGGGATCAGCCCTGCTTACACCCTGCCTGTCGTGTTGGATGTGGGGACTAATAACCCACAACGCTTGAACGATCCGCTGTACATGGGCTGGCGCCATCCTCGCATTACAGGCAAAGAATACGATGACTTCGTAGATGAATTCATTCAGGCTGTAAAACGCCGCTGGCCGAATGTACTGCTGCAATTTGAAGATTTTGCCCAGCAAAATGCGATGCCATTACTGACTCGCTATCGCAATGATCTTTGCTGCTTCAATGACGATATTCAGGGTACAGCCGCTGTTGCTCTCGGTAGCCTGATTGCCGCCAGCCGTGCCGCAGGCCGTCAATTGAAAGACCAAACTGTTACTTTCCTCGGTGCGGGCTCCGCTGGTTGTGGTATCGCTGAGCAAATCATCGCCCACATGAAATCGGAAGGTTTAAGTGATGAACAAGCCCGTGCCCGTGTATTCATGGTTGATCGTTTTGGGCTGCTCACTGACAGGCAACCAAATCTGCTGGATTTTCAAAGTGCACTGGTTCAGAAAAGTAGCGCACTGCAATCCTGGGATGTTGACAATGATAGCCTGTCACTGATGGATGTTGTCCGCAATGCCAAGCCTACTGTTCTGATTGGTGTTTCTGGTCAGTCCGGTCTGTTCACGGAAGAAATTATCCGTGAAATGCATAAACATTGTGAACGCCCAATTGTAATGCCGCTGTCCAACCCGACATCACGTGTCGAAGCCCGTCCTGAAGATATTATTACCTGGACAGAAGGTCAGGCACTGGTCGCAACCGGTAGTCCATTCTCACCAGTACAATATGAAGGCCAGGAGTTCCCAATTGCACAATGTAATAACTCTTATATCTTCCCCGGTATCGGGTTAGGTGTTATTGCTGCCGGTGCCAAACGCGTGACAGATGATATGCTGATGGCTGCCAGCCGCGCATTAGCAGATTGTTCACCACTGGCACAAACTGGTTCTGGCCCGTTATTGCCATTGATTGATGATATTCAGAACGTTTCCCGTAAGATCGCTAAAGAGGTAGCGAAAAAAGCCCAGATTCAGGGGGTAGCAACGGTTACTTCTGAAGATGCACTTGAAGAAGCTATTGAGCGTAACTTCTGGAAACCAGAATACCGCGTCTATAAACGCACATCATTCTGATATATTACCAACTGGCCTGCCGAAAACATTGACAGGCCTTTTAGTAAAAGCTTTTAGTAATAAGTACAGCCAATCTCTATAATCCAATAAACATACTAACAATAAAGAGCGTTCTATCTGGATGCTCATCCAATACTTGCTTCGGTATATCAAGTAAAGTAGCCTTTGACCACTTGTTTATAATTATGTAAAAGGCAAAAAAATAATGTGGAAACGCCTGATTATCAGTCTGATTTTCATAATAGCTGTTTTTATGCTATCAGCCATTATGCTTGATCGCTGGATCAGCTGGAAAACCGCTCCTTATGTTTTTGACGACCTTAGACAGTTACCTGAACGGGAAGTTGGTATGGTATTGGGTACATCCAAATATTATAAAACTGGTGCGTATAACCAATATTATTTCTATCGAATTCAAGGCGCTGTTAACGCTTATAACAGCGGGAAAGTAAAATACCTGCTGCTAAGCGGAGATAATGCCCAACACAGCTATAATGAACCAAATACAATGCGAAAAGACCTGATCAAGGCAGGGGTTCCTGCCTCAAAAATTGTGATGGATTTTGCTGGTTTTCGCACATTAGATTCGATTGTCAGAACCCGCAAGGTATTTGATACCAATGATTTCACTACCATCACTCAACGCTTCCATTGTGAACGCGCCCTGTTCATTGCAATGCACATGGGAATAGAAGCACAATGTTATGCGGTGTCTTCCCCTAAGAATATGATAACTATACGTATACGGGAAGTATTTGCTCGTCTCGGCGCTTTGGCTGACCTTTATATTTTGAAACGTGAGCCGCGTTTTCTAGGCCCTCTGACACCAATTCCTATCCAGCAGGTCGCTCCTGCCGGAATTGAGGGCTACCCTGCTGTATCACCAAAAGAGTTACAGGAACTGGAGAAAAAACAGCCCAGTAAATAAGAGCCTATTTTTCAAATAATAGGCTCTGCACAGTTTAAAATCTTTCTACCAATTTTCCAGATAGCCCCCGCCAAAGCGTTTCAACAGGCCCTTTTTGATGATATTTCAACCACCAGCAGGCGAACCCGATATTACCCCCCCAGACGAAAGGAACAAATATTAACAATTCCAAACGGGTGAATTGATTAAATAGCTCCCAATGATAAAAAAGCACGGTGCAAATCAAAGTTTGCATTAAATAACAGGTTAACGGCATTCTGCCAACCTGCTGGAACCAGAAAATAACTCGACAACGTGAAATAACCGGCCAGAATCCATAAATCAGTGCCACATAAGCCAACGCCAGAAATGGTGTCGCCAGTTCAGCGATGGTATGACGCACTGTCAAAGCGGTAAAATAACTGTACGGGTATAAATACTGAACTAACAGAGCAACAGCGTGGATCACCAGACCAACGACAAACAGCCACAACGCCATCCGACGATAATGGTAACTACTGTATGCTCCTTTCAACCATCCATTACGTACTAACATTGCCCCACAAAGCATTGTCCCAACCATTTGCCAGCCATACTGTACCGCGGTCACGATCATTGCCCCACTGACCTGACGCATACGATGCTCTATCGCCAATAGCCCACCATGGGTTTTCCAGTAAACTTCATGAAAAATATCCTGTTCTAATGGACGCCAGAACGTACTATTTTCTTCCACTGGAAATAATCCCAACAGATAAAACATCATCAAACCGAACAGGTAAAAAACAACCCCCTGACCAAACAGATTGTGGCGGGTATTGATCAAA is part of the Xenorhabdus cabanillasii genome and encodes:
- a CDS encoding YiiG family protein encodes the protein MDFNNNFAKWKKGVIALCVTLALSACDNKKEELTQSVTSKSSTETAQNNSVAEKVEQLTKEIKEKSVQDPEQVISEKMNAYIDCYNSLDKYIERSIERYASWIKDLEKGPTGNESVVYGLYSVSQDSVISCQEKIKNVAVMTPALKPIDHIAVNYIESSAKLVPEINALNRYYDQGDYKDDNFARGKEKHLQLIAAYQVFEPVSEEFSQSIEKINNERQITALQQIEKENGRTLEYYSLAILIDAKKINQMIEEDAFDTAQAFALVTELQNKTENALPLVAERKNARDLSYMGYDSLLDQADSYAKVAKERIRRVRDKVPYSDFEKRNLGTSSEWMVEGSVGKLIKEYNGYIERFNRLD
- the metG gene encoding methionine--tRNA ligase, producing the protein MSQVAKKLLVTCALPYANGPIHLGHILEHIQADIWVRYHRMRGKEVHFVCADDAHGTPIMLKAQQAGIPPEEMIDKVHLEHQQDFAGFAISYDNYHSTHSEENRALASEIYLKLKKNGYIKNRTISQLFDPEKSMFLPDRFVKGSCPKCKAEDQYGDNCEVCGTTYSPTELINPRSVVSGATPELRSTEHFFFDLPAFSDMLQQWTRSGTLQEQVANKMQEWFEAGLQQWDITRDAPYFGFEVPDEPGKYFYVWLDAPIGYMGSFQNLCDKRGDLNFDEFWAKDSKADLYHFIGKDIVYFHSLFWPAMLEGSNYRKPTNVFVHGYITVNGTKMSKSRGTFIKAETYLKHLDADCLRYYYAAKLSSRIDDIDLNLEDFVQRVNSDIVNKVVNLASRNAGFINKRFAGKLADQLADPVLYQKFIDAAQGIAEDFTNREFGKAVREIMALADLANRYVDEQAPWVVAKEEGRDADLQAICSMGINLFRVLMTYLKPIIPGLAARAETFLNTELTWDGIQQPLLDHDVSPFKALFNRIDMAKIEAMVDDSKENIEPQKTQTGPLADDPIQDTITFDDFAKVDLRIALIKQADFIEGSDKLLKLILDLGGETRQVFSGIRAAYPDPKALENRLTVMVANLAPRKMRFGISEGMVMAAGPGGKEIFLLSPDSGAQPGMQVK
- a CDS encoding CidA/LrgA family protein, producing the protein MSFQNVLMAGWQYLRAFVLLYLCLIVGNLISAHLPFSLPGSIIGLLLLFCLLALQIIPAHWVKPGCSLLMKNMTLLFLPIGVGVMEYYPQLSQQILPIALSCIISTVIVMITVAYSSHYVHRERTIIGTNHKKQLPEQKSSQQEGK
- the apbC gene encoding iron-sulfur cluster carrier protein ApbC; translated protein: MNSQSPEQTNPDLLRESVAKILAAFKHPTLEQDLVTLKALHRCTVLDEILHIELMMPFVWKRAFETLKEETIHLLQAATGAKSVEWRLSHDICTLRRANNLPGVNGVRNILAISSGKGGVGKSSTAVNLALALAQEGAKVGILDADIYGPSVPDMLGTAKERPTSPDGQHMAPIMVHGMATNSIGYLVTGDNAMVWRGPMASKALMQMLQDTLWPDLDYLVIDMPPGTGDIQLTLSQNIPVTGALVVTTPQDIALIDAMKGIVMFQKVNVPVLGIIENMSTHICSHCGKHEPIFGEGGAEKLAEKYKCQLLGKIPLHISLREDLDRGEPTVISQPDSEFAGIYREIAANISAQMYWRGEKIPTEISFREV
- the udk gene encoding uridine kinase — translated: MADEAHKCTIVGISGASASGKSLIASTLYRELRAQVGDHNIGVISEDCYYKDQTNTPLEERYKVNYDHPSSMDHNLLFEHIQALKAGKSVELPQYDYVVHTRKPESIHFEPKRVIILEGILLLTDKRLRQELDFSIFVDTPLDICLMRRIKRDVNERGRSLDSVIEQYKKTVRPMFLQFIEPSKQYADIIVPRGGKNRVAIDILKAKIGQFCE
- a CDS encoding NAD-dependent malic enzyme; the protein is MELEHESKRPLYIPYAGPILLEFPLLNKGSAFTEEERSNFNLHGLLPQTVETIEEQAERAYRQYCDFKNDADKHIYLRNIQDTNETLFYRLLDAHLSEMMPIIYTPTVGEACEHFSDIYRRARGLFISYPNRAYIDDMLQNATKQNVKVIVVTDGERILGLGDQGIGGMGIPIGKLSLYTSCGGISPAYTLPVVLDVGTNNPQRLNDPLYMGWRHPRITGKEYDDFVDEFIQAVKRRWPNVLLQFEDFAQQNAMPLLTRYRNDLCCFNDDIQGTAAVALGSLIAASRAAGRQLKDQTVTFLGAGSAGCGIAEQIIAHMKSEGLSDEQARARVFMVDRFGLLTDRQPNLLDFQSALVQKSSALQSWDVDNDSLSLMDVVRNAKPTVLIGVSGQSGLFTEEIIREMHKHCERPIVMPLSNPTSRVEARPEDIITWTEGQALVATGSPFSPVQYEGQEFPIAQCNNSYIFPGIGLGVIAAGAKRVTDDMLMAASRALADCSPLAQTGSGPLLPLIDDIQNVSRKIAKEVAKKAQIQGVATVTSEDALEEAIERNFWKPEYRVYKRTSF
- the yeiB gene encoding DUF418 domain-containing protein YeiB; this translates as MTSSELNSEVAGHRIVALDSVRGFAILGILLLNISSFALPYAAYMNLFYKEDVLFSDVLTWSALSTFAQGKFLFILTLLFGASLELLRQREHNWNLCRLLILSVIGLLHGILLWDGDILLSYGLAGIFALHLINTRHNLFGQGVVFYLFGLMMFYLLGLFPVEENSTFWRPLEQDIFHEVYWKTHGGLLAIEHRMRQVSGAMIVTAVQYGWQMVGTMLCGAMLVRNGWLKGAYSSYHYRRMALWLFVVGLVIHAVALLVQYLYPYSYFTALTVRHTIAELATPFLALAYVALIYGFWPVISRCRVIFWFQQVGRMPLTCYLMQTLICTVLFYHWELFNQFTRLELLIFVPFVWGGNIGFACWWLKYHQKGPVETLWRGLSGKLVERF
- the sanA gene encoding outer membrane permeability protein SanA, whose protein sequence is MWKRLIISLIFIIAVFMLSAIMLDRWISWKTAPYVFDDLRQLPEREVGMVLGTSKYYKTGAYNQYYFYRIQGAVNAYNSGKVKYLLLSGDNAQHSYNEPNTMRKDLIKAGVPASKIVMDFAGFRTLDSIVRTRKVFDTNDFTTITQRFHCERALFIAMHMGIEAQCYAVSSPKNMITIRIREVFARLGALADLYILKREPRFLGPLTPIPIQQVAPAGIEGYPAVSPKELQELEKKQPSK
- a CDS encoding CidB/LrgB family autolysis modulator; this encodes MLNHIWWSLSLTLAVFYVAKKLSVRLRFPVFNPLLISMAVIIPLLLLTHTSYEHYFAGSRILNDLLQPAVVALAFPLYEQLHQIRAQWKSIISICFIGSVTAMVTGTAIALWAGATPEIAASVLPKSVTTPIAMAVAHSIGGIPAISTACVIAVGMLGAIFGHNLFNLLKIKTQASRGLAMGTASHAVGTARCAEIDHVEGAYSSLALMTCGVITSLIAPFLFPMLLHLFG
- the cdd gene encoding cytidine deaminase, which produces MQARFHAIWSEVTLKLQKALLPYIGNDDFPAMLTAEQVESIKQSCGFDDHALALALLPLAAACSIAPISHFHVGAIAQGESGNFYFGANMEFVGVPLQQTVHAEQSAITHAWLRGEKKLLSVTVSCSPCGHCRQFMNELNSGIQLEICLPDRPRLTLADYLPEAFGPRDLGDTPLLLDSIHHDYQLDTNDELVLAALDAANQSHSPYSQSHSGIALMDEQNRVYTGRYAENAAFNPSLPPLQAALILMNMSGSDCRTIKRAILVEGQNNHLSQWNATESTLISLGCKQTECHTF